One segment of Marvinbryantia formatexigens DSM 14469 DNA contains the following:
- a CDS encoding carbohydrate ABC transporter permease: protein MNTKKKGFDKVAFMFIAPAFIFFTLFLIVPTISSVYYSFTSWDGISPDVKFIGLANYKEIFTSARFGNALKNTVILTVFISLFENFFALVLALMVDHIRWGKNFFRSAFYIPVLISGIVSGFIWKIMYNYNFGSINSILNSIGLGQFRQDWLGNTSLTLIMIGVVLVWKGAGYYMIIYLASLQSVSTDLIEAAQIDGASAWQRFKSITVPMISGAFTINFTLSLINGLKVFDQINVMTDGGPGFTSETLVYLLYKVGFNEGRQGFGTAVGIMLLFIIIILNTLQQKFLRSREVQM, encoded by the coding sequence ATGAACACAAAGAAAAAGGGATTTGATAAGGTTGCGTTCATGTTTATCGCGCCGGCATTTATTTTCTTTACACTGTTTCTGATTGTTCCTACGATATCCAGTGTGTATTACAGTTTCACCTCGTGGGATGGAATCAGCCCCGATGTAAAATTTATCGGTCTTGCGAACTACAAAGAAATATTTACCAGCGCACGATTTGGAAACGCATTAAAAAATACGGTTATTTTAACAGTCTTTATCTCGTTGTTTGAAAACTTTTTTGCGCTGGTGCTGGCGCTGATGGTGGACCACATTCGCTGGGGAAAAAATTTCTTCCGGAGCGCGTTTTACATTCCGGTGCTGATCAGCGGCATTGTTTCCGGTTTTATCTGGAAGATCATGTACAATTATAATTTCGGAAGCATCAACTCCATTTTAAACAGTATCGGGCTGGGACAGTTCCGGCAGGACTGGCTGGGAAATACAAGTCTTACGCTGATTATGATTGGCGTGGTGCTCGTGTGGAAGGGCGCCGGATATTATATGATCATTTACCTGGCGTCGCTGCAGAGCGTTTCCACGGATCTGATCGAGGCGGCGCAGATAGACGGGGCGAGCGCATGGCAGCGCTTTAAATCCATCACAGTGCCGATGATTTCCGGCGCGTTTACGATTAACTTTACGTTATCGCTGATAAACGGACTGAAGGTATTTGACCAGATTAATGTCATGACGGACGGCGGTCCGGGCTTCACCTCGGAAACGCTGGTATATCTGCTGTATAAGGTCGGATTCAACGAAGGACGCCAGGGCTTCGGTACGGCGGTGGGTATCATGCTGCTGTTTATCATTATTATTTTAAATACGCTGCAGCAGAAATTTTTGAGAAGCAGGGAGGTGCAGATGTAA
- a CDS encoding carbohydrate ABC transporter permease, translated as MKQKNRKKQLEPYLLILPGLLIFTVFFVIPVMTTFVYSFTNYDGFQPKLNFVGWKNYINIFTNDKKFWASIVNNIKLVLCYNTIGLFISVSLALVLNKIRFKNFYRACFFIPVVMSTVAIGYTWSFMFDPTNGIFSAISKLLGLPVVDFLGNYKLALYAVIFVDIWKGQGNNMIILLAGLQSIPADVYESARIDGATTWQQIRYITLPLLKPTISVVILLTTIGCIKAFDLTYVMTKGGPFNSSELMTVRIFNEAFGGSAHYYGYASAESTILFVLVLIVSLIQLKVTREKEA; from the coding sequence ATGAAGCAAAAAAACCGAAAAAAGCAGCTGGAACCCTATTTGCTTATCTTGCCAGGGCTGCTGATATTTACCGTTTTTTTTGTGATCCCGGTGATGACTACCTTTGTATACAGCTTTACAAATTATGACGGATTTCAGCCGAAACTGAATTTTGTGGGATGGAAAAATTACATTAATATATTTACCAATGATAAAAAATTCTGGGCCTCCATTGTCAATAATATAAAGCTGGTTCTCTGTTACAATACCATTGGCCTTTTTATTTCGGTTTCGCTTGCGCTTGTCCTGAATAAAATACGGTTTAAAAATTTTTACCGGGCCTGCTTTTTTATTCCTGTCGTGATGAGCACAGTTGCGATCGGATATACCTGGAGCTTTATGTTTGACCCGACAAACGGAATTTTCAGCGCTATTTCAAAGCTGCTGGGACTTCCGGTGGTGGATTTCCTGGGGAATTATAAGCTGGCGCTGTATGCGGTGATCTTTGTAGATATCTGGAAAGGGCAGGGAAATAATATGATCATTCTCCTGGCGGGGCTGCAGTCTATTCCGGCGGATGTGTACGAGAGCGCCAGGATCGACGGTGCGACTACATGGCAGCAGATACGTTACATTACGCTGCCGCTGCTGAAGCCGACGATTTCCGTTGTAATATTGCTGACGACGATCGGCTGCATCAAGGCCTTTGACCTAACCTACGTTATGACAAAGGGAGGACCGTTTAACAGCTCTGAGCTGATGACCGTGCGTATTTTTAATGAGGCATTCGGAGGTTCCGCCCATTATTATGGATATGCATCGGCGGAATCGACGATTCTGTTTGTGCTGGTACTGATTGTTTCACTGATTCAGCTCAAAGTTACGCGTGAAAAGGAGGCATGA
- a CDS encoding carbohydrate ABC transporter permease, translated as MERGRKRVKPSDIVLLIAAVILAIVFLYPVFFALISAFKSNGDILKNPSALPTSFYIQNFKDLFAQSDFATAIIHSVVLTVVSEMLIVCIVPMAAYGIERRKSKVTAFLYTYFLAGMMIPFHLYMFPLFKELRIFHLFGNMAGPVVVYISGSIAFGCLLYCSFLKGIPLEIEEAAMIDGCTPFQTFWKVTFPLLGPCTGSMVILNGLNIWNDYLMPYLVLPSGKAKTITVEIAAFVGQYTARWDIVFAGTVISIVPALCIFCAFQKYFVKGITAGAAKG; from the coding sequence ATGGAACGTGGAAGAAAAAGAGTGAAACCTTCGGATATTGTACTTCTGATAGCGGCGGTAATTCTGGCGATCGTGTTTCTGTATCCGGTATTTTTTGCACTGATTTCCGCATTCAAGAGCAACGGCGATATTCTGAAGAATCCGTCCGCTTTGCCGACATCCTTCTACATACAGAACTTTAAGGATTTGTTTGCGCAGTCGGATTTTGCGACGGCAATTATACATTCCGTGGTTCTCACGGTGGTTTCGGAGATGCTGATCGTCTGCATCGTGCCGATGGCGGCATACGGAATTGAGCGCAGGAAAAGTAAAGTGACCGCTTTTTTGTATACGTATTTCCTGGCGGGAATGATGATTCCCTTCCATCTGTATATGTTCCCGCTGTTTAAGGAGCTGCGGATTTTTCATCTTTTCGGGAATATGGCGGGACCCGTTGTTGTGTATATTTCCGGGTCGATCGCGTTTGGATGTCTGCTGTACTGCAGCTTCTTAAAGGGGATCCCGCTGGAGATCGAGGAGGCGGCGATGATCGACGGCTGCACGCCGTTTCAGACCTTCTGGAAGGTGACGTTCCCACTGCTGGGTCCCTGCACCGGCTCAATGGTAATTTTAAACGGGCTGAACATCTGGAACGATTATCTGATGCCGTATCTGGTGCTGCCGAGCGGCAAGGCAAAGACCATCACGGTAGAAATCGCCGCCTTTGTAGGACAGTATACAGCCAGATGGGATATTGTATTTGCGGGCACGGTGATTTCGATTGTTCCGGCATTGTGTATTTTCTGTGCTTTCCAGAAATATTTTGTGAAAGGAATCACGGCGGGAGCGGCAAAAGGCTGA
- a CDS encoding glycoside hydrolase family 43 protein: MQVKNPILRGFHPDPSIIRAGVDYYIATSTFEWWPGIQINHSRDLVHWEICTYALQDAGQVNLQGIGPSQGIWAPCLTYDKGIFYLAYTVVNSFYCNMYDTRNYLITAENIMGPWSEPVPLHNMGFDPSLFHDTDGKKYMVSMVTDHRVPKKYAGRIVLQEYDPERKKLVGEIKEIYAASDIFLEGPHILKHDGWYYLVAADTGTGEGHGQSILRSRSIWGPYEMYKSPKCVRTREGEAWSIMTTRHSPEYPLQKAGHADFVETPDGQWYAVYLCGRALENRNPADAKKFPGVRRYPLGRETAIQKVYWTEDGWLEIDSESVLPDLVTEIAGAEAVRTMPEYETADIAEKTPAEAAVEAALEQETADTAENKPVEQALEPGAGDEAEDEPVKPVAEAAPEPGAAEIFCEREDFDGADISPEFQSLRIPMTEEYVSLTARPGWLRMYGREGLASLFRQSLIARRRTEFVCSCSCKVEFEPQNFKQMAGLICMYDTENYMYLHISRDEDCGKCITLLRAENKVYTYPVEPVPLPEDVPVFLKAEIHYDRIQFYYAAGTEDYQKIGPEDDCSYMSDEACRQGWFTGSMLGICCQDLTGAGQYADFDFFTYNTEEEEKVRQPQISAAAGEVL, translated from the coding sequence ATGCAGGTTAAAAATCCGATACTGAGAGGCTTTCATCCGGACCCTTCAATTATAAGGGCCGGGGTGGATTATTATATTGCCACCTCTACCTTTGAATGGTGGCCGGGGATACAGATCAACCATTCCAGGGATCTTGTCCACTGGGAAATCTGTACCTATGCGCTGCAGGACGCCGGGCAGGTAAATCTGCAGGGAATTGGACCGTCGCAGGGAATCTGGGCGCCCTGTCTTACGTATGATAAGGGCATTTTCTATCTGGCGTATACGGTGGTGAATTCTTTTTACTGCAATATGTATGATACGAGAAATTATCTGATTACGGCGGAGAATATCATGGGACCGTGGTCGGAGCCGGTGCCGCTGCACAATATGGGATTTGACCCTTCGCTGTTCCATGATACGGATGGAAAGAAATACATGGTCAGCATGGTGACGGACCACCGGGTTCCGAAAAAATATGCCGGGCGGATCGTCCTGCAGGAATACGACCCGGAAAGGAAAAAGCTAGTCGGGGAAATAAAGGAAATTTATGCGGCATCCGATATTTTTCTGGAAGGGCCGCACATTTTAAAACATGACGGCTGGTATTATCTGGTGGCGGCGGATACCGGAACCGGAGAGGGGCACGGGCAGAGCATTCTGCGCTCCCGAAGTATCTGGGGACCCTATGAGATGTATAAAAGCCCGAAGTGCGTCCGCACACGCGAGGGAGAGGCGTGGTCCATTATGACGACCAGGCACAGCCCGGAGTATCCGCTTCAGAAAGCGGGGCACGCGGATTTTGTGGAAACGCCGGACGGACAGTGGTATGCGGTTTATCTGTGCGGGCGTGCGCTGGAAAACAGAAATCCGGCGGATGCGAAAAAATTTCCCGGAGTGCGCAGATATCCGCTGGGACGGGAGACGGCGATCCAGAAGGTGTACTGGACGGAGGACGGCTGGCTGGAAATAGACAGCGAAAGCGTCCTGCCGGATTTGGTGACGGAGATAGCCGGAGCGGAAGCTGTCCGGACAATGCCGGAGTATGAGACGGCAGATATAGCGGAAAAAACGCCGGCTGAGGCAGCTGTGGAGGCAGCCCTGGAGCAGGAGACCGCGGACACGGCGGAAAACAAGCCGGTTGAGCAAGCTTTGGAGCCGGGAGCAGGGGATGAAGCAGAAGATGAACCGGTCAAGCCAGTCGCGGAGGCAGCCCCGGAGCCGGGAGCAGCGGAAATTTTCTGCGAGCGGGAGGATTTTGACGGCGCGGATATCAGCCCGGAATTTCAGTCTCTGCGCATTCCAATGACAGAGGAATATGTATCTCTGACGGCGCGTCCCGGCTGGCTGCGCATGTATGGTCGCGAGGGGCTGGCGTCGCTGTTCCGGCAGAGCCTGATTGCCAGACGGCGGACGGAATTTGTCTGCTCCTGCTCCTGCAAAGTGGAATTTGAGCCGCAGAATTTTAAACAGATGGCAGGCTTGATCTGCATGTACGATACGGAAAATTATATGTATCTGCACATCAGCAGGGATGAGGACTGCGGGAAATGCATCACGTTGCTGCGCGCAGAAAATAAAGTCTACACCTATCCGGTGGAACCGGTGCCGCTGCCGGAGGATGTGCCTGTTTTTTTGAAAGCGGAAATCCATTATGACAGGATTCAGTTTTATTATGCGGCAGGCACAGAGGATTATCAGAAAATCGGACCGGAGGACGACTGCAGCTACATGTCGGACGAGGCATGCAGACAGGGATGGTTTACCGGCAGTATGCTTGGGATCTGCTGCCAGGATCTGACGGGCGCCGGACAATATGCGGATTTTGATTTCTTTACATACAACACTGAGGAAGAAGAAAAAGTACGTCAGCCTCAAATATCTGCTGCGGCGGGGGAAGTGCTGTGA
- a CDS encoding ABC transporter substrate-binding protein yields the protein MKKWGKRLFAVSALAAMCAGGTVFAEEEITLTYMGWLDNNEDGLRAVADLYEEANPNVKIEIELLESDQYDTVYMARMASGEAADLMSIRYQEDNKKNYASGDYVADLTGQPAVGYLKEGLDQVSAYEGEIQGIPVAADCWGLWYNADMLEKLGLEVPTTIGEFRNCCETAKEAGYVPIANGLQDGWTAWMTLWTLWGKAGEADPTLFDRFQIGEATLSDVEEVRWAFDTAKEYYDAGYYPENVLGTSQDSAVQLWYNQEALFCPNGSFFLTEVEAADPDFTYGFCKQPYNEEPQEDICAQGGYTFSMAAYKQGEHVDQAIDFINFFFTPENYSVYVEKAAVIGTTVEGVTGGDSGAAKQIGECITPMNTNLHPGAAQDAATDGLAAVFAGVKTSDEVVAEMDQMLQDSLTK from the coding sequence ATGAAAAAATGGGGGAAACGGTTGTTTGCAGTATCTGCATTAGCGGCAATGTGCGCAGGAGGAACTGTTTTTGCAGAAGAGGAAATTACACTGACTTATATGGGATGGCTGGACAATAATGAAGACGGCCTCCGGGCAGTGGCGGATCTGTATGAAGAGGCGAATCCAAATGTAAAGATCGAAATCGAGCTTCTGGAATCGGATCAGTATGATACAGTCTATATGGCAAGAATGGCTTCCGGTGAAGCGGCGGATCTGATGTCCATCCGTTATCAGGAGGACAATAAAAAGAATTATGCTTCCGGAGACTATGTGGCGGATCTGACCGGTCAGCCGGCGGTAGGATATCTCAAGGAGGGACTTGACCAGGTGTCTGCGTATGAAGGCGAGATTCAGGGAATCCCGGTGGCAGCTGATTGCTGGGGACTGTGGTACAATGCAGATATGCTGGAGAAGCTTGGGCTGGAGGTCCCGACTACTATCGGTGAATTCAGAAACTGCTGCGAGACTGCAAAGGAGGCCGGATATGTGCCGATTGCAAATGGTCTGCAGGATGGATGGACGGCGTGGATGACGCTCTGGACGCTGTGGGGCAAGGCAGGAGAGGCGGACCCGACGCTGTTTGACAGGTTCCAGATTGGGGAAGCAACGCTTTCTGATGTAGAGGAGGTCAGATGGGCATTTGATACGGCGAAAGAATACTATGACGCAGGTTATTACCCGGAAAATGTGCTTGGGACATCACAGGACAGCGCCGTGCAGCTCTGGTACAACCAGGAAGCCCTGTTCTGCCCGAACGGAAGCTTTTTCCTTACGGAAGTAGAGGCGGCAGATCCGGATTTTACATATGGGTTCTGTAAGCAGCCTTATAATGAAGAGCCGCAGGAGGATATCTGTGCGCAGGGCGGATATACATTCAGTATGGCGGCATATAAGCAGGGGGAACATGTGGATCAGGCAATTGATTTTATCAATTTCTTCTTCACGCCGGAAAATTACAGTGTGTATGTGGAAAAAGCGGCAGTGATCGGCACTACGGTTGAGGGCGTTACAGGAGGCGATTCCGGAGCGGCAAAGCAGATTGGAGAATGTATCACGCCGATGAATACGAATCTTCATCCGGGGGCTGCCCAGGATGCGGCTACTGATGGGCTGGCGGCTGTGTTTGCGGGAGTGAAGACTTCGGATGAGGTCGTAGCGGAAATGGACCAGATGCTGCAGGATTCTTTAACAAAATAG
- a CDS encoding carbohydrate ABC transporter permease yields the protein MRKKALSICGYSLITVLALLYMYPVFMVLMNSFKTSAEIRTSGLSMPESLYLGNYVTAWVKGNFGRSLINSIIVTGGSLVAIYFLNIITAYPFARMKFAGKGALFMLLLSGIMFPIQMAIIPLFGMITRLGLVNNPLGLIFVYTAFSIPMGVLLISNFIKGLPVEIEEAASIDGCGTVRMMFQIVRPLIKPVMSTLIIINAINIWNDLLLPIIVLTTKDSKTMPAGLMYFSGQYNTQWEYVTAAVIIISLPMIIFYILMQKDIVNGLASGAVKS from the coding sequence ATGCGGAAAAAAGCTCTGAGCATATGCGGCTATAGTCTGATTACGGTGCTGGCGCTGCTGTATATGTACCCTGTGTTCATGGTTTTGATGAATTCTTTCAAGACCTCTGCGGAAATACGCACATCCGGATTATCCATGCCGGAGAGTCTTTATCTTGGCAACTATGTGACTGCCTGGGTAAAAGGAAACTTTGGACGTTCCCTTATTAACAGTATTATTGTGACTGGGGGAAGTCTGGTGGCAATTTACTTTCTGAACATCATTACGGCGTATCCGTTTGCAAGAATGAAATTTGCCGGAAAAGGCGCCCTGTTTATGCTTCTGCTCAGCGGGATCATGTTTCCGATACAGATGGCGATTATTCCGCTGTTCGGAATGATTACGAGGCTGGGACTGGTGAATAACCCGCTGGGGCTGATTTTTGTGTATACTGCCTTTTCTATTCCGATGGGGGTACTGTTGATTTCGAATTTTATAAAGGGGCTGCCGGTTGAGATTGAAGAGGCCGCGAGTATTGACGGGTGCGGGACGGTCCGCATGATGTTTCAGATTGTCAGACCGCTGATTAAACCGGTCATGAGTACATTGATCATTATTAATGCGATTAATATATGGAATGATTTGCTGCTCCCGATTATTGTCCTCACTACAAAGGATTCCAAAACGATGCCGGCGGGACTGATGTATTTTTCCGGTCAGTATAATACACAGTGGGAGTATGTAACGGCGGCGGTAATAATTATCAGTCTGCCGATGATTATTTTCTATATCCTGATGCAAAAGGATATTGTAAACGGACTGGCGTCCGGGGCGGTAAAATCGTAA
- a CDS encoding cache domain-containing sensor histidine kinase — translation MKKCIRKLSLYHKFAITIILVGLFPMLILATVILNSMISDYRQALQAQYTQAAEYVGNSLEEVLDTYNTISKMPYNYNASQGEYARRDYLTFDNFRQMLYGEGYEPETMEENRASEMQEFLKYLDGADQYMQGAHFIAPDLNGQKLAFHYSRYSTFFKDEELFEEKMEFGNLDRESRNLILIPTHQTGYFSGLKNPVFTIARNYFDLRGEVGNTPYVGTLFLDVDIRRISRIFASVKFSGNEDFYVLDENRNCLYSSDSACIGQKLDMGFENSQKQFVVKSRENEYGLQVIAVMNTAVAFSQIYNVQKIIYLFLGASVAALLAASVYFSGRLTKPMQAMMQEMEKIEKGDFNIQLPVSSGDEIGILSQRFNQMSAALKRYIDQVYVVQIRQKEAELTALKSQIYPHFLYNTLEIIRMTALEEGNQNVPEMIEALAEQIHYLIGPVKDMVPLEKELDIVKKYVYLLNCRITGKIQLRTQEDGLDGVMVPRLILQPIVENAYVHGIKPRGKGSISVEAHAEDGNLCISVMDTGVGMDEKALEKLHQLLKSEEPGIKDEYNWQSIGLKNVHDRICLLYGEKYGVTVTSTVGIGTMVRVMMPLICREDTKNENDIGG, via the coding sequence GTGAAGAAATGTATCCGTAAGCTCAGTCTGTATCATAAATTTGCAATTACAATTATTCTGGTAGGTCTGTTTCCGATGCTGATACTGGCGACGGTGATTCTGAACAGTATGATTTCTGATTACCGCCAGGCGCTGCAGGCACAGTACACGCAGGCGGCGGAGTATGTGGGCAATAGCCTGGAAGAGGTTCTGGACACTTATAATACGATATCGAAGATGCCGTACAATTACAACGCTTCCCAGGGCGAGTACGCCAGAAGGGATTATCTGACCTTCGATAATTTCCGGCAGATGTTGTACGGTGAAGGGTATGAACCGGAAACGATGGAGGAGAACCGGGCGTCGGAGATGCAGGAATTTCTGAAGTACCTGGACGGGGCAGATCAGTACATGCAGGGCGCTCATTTTATCGCGCCGGATTTAAACGGGCAGAAGCTGGCGTTTCACTACAGCCGCTACAGCACCTTTTTTAAAGATGAAGAATTATTTGAGGAGAAAATGGAATTTGGGAATCTGGACAGAGAGAGCCGCAATCTGATTCTGATTCCCACGCACCAGACGGGGTACTTCAGCGGTCTGAAAAATCCGGTGTTTACGATAGCGCGGAATTATTTTGATCTGCGCGGCGAGGTCGGCAATACACCCTACGTCGGGACACTGTTTCTTGACGTTGACATAAGAAGAATTTCGCGGATTTTTGCGAGTGTGAAATTCAGTGGAAACGAAGATTTTTATGTGCTGGATGAAAACCGGAACTGTCTGTACAGCAGCGACAGCGCCTGTATCGGGCAGAAGCTGGATATGGGTTTTGAAAATTCACAAAAACAGTTTGTGGTAAAATCCAGGGAGAATGAATACGGTCTGCAGGTAATCGCTGTGATGAATACTGCGGTTGCATTTTCCCAGATTTATAATGTACAGAAAATTATTTACCTGTTTCTGGGAGCGTCGGTTGCGGCGCTGCTGGCGGCATCGGTTTATTTCTCCGGGCGTCTGACGAAACCGATGCAGGCAATGATGCAGGAGATGGAAAAGATAGAAAAGGGAGATTTTAATATTCAGCTTCCGGTCAGTTCGGGAGACGAAATCGGTATTCTCTCGCAGCGCTTTAATCAGATGAGCGCCGCGCTGAAGAGGTACATCGACCAGGTGTATGTGGTGCAGATACGGCAGAAGGAGGCGGAGCTTACCGCGCTGAAATCACAGATTTATCCACATTTTCTGTACAATACGCTGGAGATTATCCGCATGACGGCGCTGGAGGAGGGAAATCAGAATGTGCCGGAAATGATTGAGGCGCTGGCAGAGCAGATTCATTATCTGATTGGACCGGTGAAGGATATGGTTCCGCTGGAGAAAGAGCTGGATATCGTGAAAAAGTATGTTTATCTTCTGAACTGCCGCATTACCGGAAAAATCCAGCTCCGGACGCAGGAGGACGGCCTGGACGGGGTGATGGTTCCCAGGCTGATTCTGCAGCCGATCGTGGAAAATGCCTATGTACACGGGATAAAGCCGCGCGGAAAGGGAAGCATCAGCGTGGAGGCGCATGCGGAGGACGGGAATCTTTGTATCAGCGTGATGGATACCGGCGTCGGAATGGATGAAAAAGCGCTTGAAAAGCTGCATCAGCTCTTAAAGAGCGAAGAGCCGGGCATCAAAGATGAATATAACTGGCAGAGCATCGGCTTAAAAAATGTGCATGACAGAATATGCCTGCTGTATGGAGAAAAATATGGCGTAACAGTCACAAGTACGGTGGGAATCGGGACGATGGTCCGTGTAATGATGCCGCTGATTTGCAGGGAGGATACGAAAAATGAGAATGATATTGGCGGATGA
- a CDS encoding ABC transporter substrate-binding protein: MKKRLAMLGAAAMAVSMLAGMSVNAESVVTEPTELTFIFADGDEGAKASMNEIVNRFNEAYPDITVTIEPGNGGAYSEFIKTKDSVGEFPDVMEMRDTALYVRAGKLAPLPEDIVSLFKTTTDFDGQVYTVPLSGENTNGIIYNKKYFDENGFTEPATYDEFIALCEAIKEKGDMAPLVVGGQDIWHMGFLFHKVYNDQVLSQDPDFIEHCYEGTKDFSDPTFKAALEELQTIMSYAQDGWVSTPDAQITTFLVNDMAAMMYSGTHMFSQIASADPDFEIGWFAVPSPDGKLRLVGGGGASGLAISAEAAQDANKKAAAEEFIRFFYQPENYKVYCETLSAIPATVEQPEMNVMDVFQEVIDATNSADDLAPMWNGRVGNNELPPDFRNFTYKTAIEVLQGTRDIDSACEELNKTWQVSMQSFNPLTGEGIE; the protein is encoded by the coding sequence ATGAAGAAGAGATTAGCGATGCTTGGTGCGGCTGCGATGGCAGTATCCATGCTGGCAGGTATGAGCGTAAATGCAGAATCAGTTGTAACGGAGCCGACAGAGCTGACATTTATTTTTGCGGATGGCGACGAGGGCGCAAAGGCTTCCATGAACGAAATTGTAAACCGCTTTAACGAGGCATATCCGGATATTACCGTTACGATTGAGCCGGGCAACGGAGGCGCTTACAGCGAGTTTATCAAGACAAAGGACAGCGTCGGAGAGTTTCCGGACGTTATGGAGATGAGAGATACCGCGCTTTATGTGCGCGCCGGCAAGCTGGCGCCGCTGCCGGAGGATATTGTAAGCCTGTTTAAGACGACCACGGATTTTGACGGACAGGTGTACACGGTACCGCTTTCCGGAGAAAATACAAACGGTATTATCTACAACAAAAAATACTTTGACGAAAACGGTTTTACGGAACCGGCTACCTACGACGAATTTATCGCGCTCTGCGAGGCGATCAAGGAAAAAGGCGATATGGCGCCGCTGGTTGTGGGCGGACAGGACATCTGGCATATGGGCTTCCTGTTCCATAAGGTATATAATGACCAGGTACTCAGTCAGGACCCGGATTTCATCGAGCATTGCTATGAGGGTACAAAAGATTTCAGTGACCCGACCTTTAAGGCGGCGCTGGAGGAGCTTCAGACGATTATGAGCTATGCGCAGGATGGCTGGGTATCCACACCGGATGCGCAGATCACGACCTTCCTGGTAAATGACATGGCGGCGATGATGTACTCCGGAACCCATATGTTTTCTCAGATAGCATCGGCGGACCCGGATTTTGAAATCGGCTGGTTCGCAGTGCCGAGCCCGGACGGGAAGCTGCGCCTGGTTGGAGGCGGCGGAGCCAGCGGTCTGGCGATCTCCGCGGAAGCGGCGCAGGATGCGAACAAAAAAGCGGCGGCAGAGGAATTTATCAGATTTTTCTATCAGCCGGAAAACTATAAGGTATACTGCGAGACACTGAGTGCAATCCCGGCAACGGTGGAACAGCCGGAGATGAACGTAATGGATGTTTTCCAGGAAGTAATTGATGCGACAAACAGTGCGGATGATCTGGCGCCGATGTGGAACGGACGCGTGGGCAACAATGAGCTTCCGCCCGATTTCCGTAACTTCACCTACAAGACGGCGATCGAAGTGCTGCAGGGAACCAGAGACATTGACTCTGCATGTGAAGAGCTGAACAAAACCTGGCAGGTAAGTATGCAGAGCTTCAACCCGCTGACAGGCGAAGGGATTGAATAA